A genomic stretch from Natronomonas gomsonensis includes:
- a CDS encoding HTH domain-containing protein produces MLRGLDMGGKSGGEPMIIRIADREPLSAELTLYVRETVPDAASDRVSSALEGFELLEQAGVVTDRRVETVSKQPTGNETDRDTPTAVYDEFVEAVGWESLDPFFKTRPGSDGVDRVVTFPPVSVALREAGELTGLYPRWNDGTHESIEDCLNALASGDLVENVRP; encoded by the coding sequence ATGCTCAGAGGACTCGATATGGGTGGAAAATCCGGCGGAGAGCCCATGATAATCAGGATAGCCGACCGGGAGCCACTGTCGGCGGAGTTGACCCTCTACGTCCGCGAGACCGTTCCGGACGCTGCCTCCGACAGGGTTTCGAGTGCCCTCGAGGGGTTCGAACTGCTGGAGCAGGCAGGCGTGGTGACCGACCGCCGAGTCGAGACGGTGTCCAAGCAGCCAACGGGGAACGAAACCGACCGGGACACACCCACCGCCGTCTACGACGAGTTCGTCGAGGCAGTCGGCTGGGAGTCGCTGGACCCGTTCTTCAAGACGCGGCCCGGTTCCGACGGCGTCGACCGGGTGGTCACGTTCCCGCCGGTTTCCGTCGCCCTCCGCGAGGCGGGCGAGTTGACCGGACTCTACCCCCGGTGGAACGACGGTACCCACGAGAGCATCGAGGACTGCCTGAACGCACTCGCATCCGGGGACCTCGTCGAGAACGTCCGACCCTGA
- a CDS encoding HTH domain-containing protein: MLRGLDTWGESNDEPMIIKAAGREAFDGDVTIYVAESLSSESHERFRAVRDGFDRLEAAEVIDGVTVVTWPTEIDAPTDGPENEVVATYDEFVESVGTDALEPFFEAETGDDDHERVVSMPDICITVRDEGELTGLYPKRDGSTTQSVEDCLAALAMGDRVENVA; the protein is encoded by the coding sequence ATGCTCAGAGGGCTCGACACGTGGGGCGAAAGCAACGACGAACCGATGATAATCAAAGCCGCCGGACGCGAGGCGTTCGACGGCGATGTGACTATTTACGTCGCCGAATCCCTGTCGTCGGAGAGCCACGAGCGGTTCCGCGCCGTCCGCGACGGCTTCGACCGACTGGAGGCCGCCGAGGTCATCGACGGCGTCACCGTCGTGACGTGGCCCACCGAAATCGACGCGCCGACCGACGGCCCCGAAAACGAGGTCGTCGCCACCTACGACGAGTTCGTCGAGTCGGTCGGCACCGACGCCCTCGAACCGTTCTTCGAGGCCGAAACCGGTGACGACGACCACGAGCGCGTCGTCTCCATGCCCGATATCTGCATCACGGTTCGCGACGAGGGAGAACTGACGGGCCTCTACCCGAAGCGCGATGGCAGCACAACCCAGTCGGTCGAGGACTGTCTGGCCGCCCTCGCGATGGGCGACCGCGTCGAGAACGTCGCCTGA
- the twy1 gene encoding 4-demethylwyosine synthase TYW1 produces the protein MPKQVSDPDYHSENHTAAQTCGWTANALRGEGRCYKNHFYGIQSHRCIQMTPVVKCNERCVFCWRDHAGHAYELGDVEWDDPEAVVDASIDLQRKLLSGFGGNDDVPEKVFEEAMEPRHVAISLDGEPTLYPYLPELIEAFHDRGITTFLVSNGTRPEVLAECDPTQLYVSVDAPDRKTFGEVVKAVEDDAWDSLIETLDVLAEKDETRTVLRTTLLNGYNMSHPEWYAGMFDRADADFVEMKAFMHVGNSRDRLDRDVMPDHEAVVAFTEAVGEYMPDHPVVRDVPASRVALLARDEDTWVPELKGGSDFWTEGTYAKGTSD, from the coding sequence ATGCCCAAGCAGGTCAGCGACCCTGACTATCACTCGGAGAACCACACCGCCGCCCAGACCTGCGGGTGGACGGCAAACGCCTTGCGGGGAGAGGGCCGCTGTTACAAGAACCATTTCTACGGCATCCAGAGCCACCGCTGTATCCAGATGACGCCGGTCGTCAAGTGCAACGAGCGCTGTGTGTTCTGTTGGCGCGACCACGCCGGCCACGCCTACGAACTCGGCGACGTGGAGTGGGACGACCCCGAGGCGGTCGTCGACGCCTCCATCGACCTCCAGCGGAAACTCCTCTCCGGCTTCGGCGGCAACGACGACGTACCCGAGAAAGTGTTCGAGGAGGCGATGGAACCGCGACACGTCGCCATCTCGCTGGACGGCGAACCGACGCTGTATCCCTACCTGCCGGAACTCATCGAAGCGTTCCACGACCGCGGTATCACGACGTTCCTCGTCTCCAACGGCACTCGCCCGGAGGTGCTCGCGGAGTGTGACCCCACACAGCTGTACGTCAGCGTCGACGCCCCTGACCGGAAGACCTTCGGCGAGGTCGTCAAGGCTGTCGAGGACGACGCGTGGGATAGCCTCATCGAGACGCTGGACGTACTCGCCGAAAAGGACGAAACCCGGACCGTCCTGCGGACGACGCTTCTGAACGGCTACAACATGTCCCACCCCGAGTGGTACGCGGGGATGTTCGACCGTGCCGACGCCGACTTCGTCGAAATGAAGGCGTTCATGCACGTCGGCAACTCCCGGGACCGACTGGACCGCGATGTGATGCCCGACCACGAGGCCGTCGTCGCCTTCACCGAAGCGGTCGGCGAGTACATGCCCGACCATCCGGTCGTCCGCGACGTACCGGCCTCCCGAGTTGCCCTCCTCGCACGCGACGAGGACACGTGGGTGCCGGAACTGAAAGGCGGCTCGGACTTTTGGACCGAGGGGACCTACGCGAAAGGGACCAGCGACTGA
- a CDS encoding CTP-dependent riboflavin kinase, with protein sequence MSQTTERVGHDELATLKLVALDGALEGRATVTCAALADRLDASNQTASRRLQRLEDAEFIERNMTGDGQRIAVTEVGERALQREYADYRRLFEGDADVDLSGVVTSGMGEGRHYISLSGYMEQFRDRLGYEPFAGTLNVELDDESVRARARMDALDPVGIDGWEDDDRTYGPAFCWPATIETVDGTRYEDVHVIAPERTHHGTDQLELIAPDRLRDELGLNDDDHVTIHVSEQ encoded by the coding sequence ATGTCACAGACGACCGAGCGCGTGGGACACGACGAGTTGGCGACGCTGAAACTCGTCGCCCTCGACGGCGCGCTCGAGGGTCGGGCGACGGTGACCTGTGCGGCGCTCGCCGACCGTCTCGACGCATCTAACCAGACCGCCTCCCGGCGGCTCCAGCGACTCGAAGACGCCGAGTTCATCGAACGCAACATGACCGGTGACGGCCAGCGAATCGCCGTCACCGAAGTCGGCGAGCGGGCCCTCCAGCGGGAGTACGCCGACTACCGCCGACTGTTCGAGGGCGACGCCGACGTGGACCTCTCCGGCGTCGTCACGAGCGGGATGGGCGAGGGTCGCCACTACATCTCCCTGTCGGGGTACATGGAGCAGTTCCGCGACCGACTCGGCTACGAACCGTTCGCCGGCACGCTCAACGTCGAATTGGACGACGAGAGCGTCCGCGCTCGCGCCCGCATGGACGCTTTGGACCCAGTCGGCATCGACGGCTGGGAGGACGACGACCGAACCTACGGGCCGGCCTTCTGTTGGCCGGCGACCATCGAAACCGTCGACGGCACCCGCTACGAGGACGTTCACGTCATCGCCCCCGAGCGGACCCACCACGGCACCGACCAACTGGAACTCATCGCGCCCGACCGCCTCCGCGACGAACTGGGCCTGAACGACGACGACCACGTCACTATCCATGTCTCAGAGCAGTAA
- the ribB gene encoding 3,4-dihydroxy-2-butanone-4-phosphate synthase, giving the protein MSQSSNTTHIRRGVDSAITAFAAGEPVLVHDAADREGEVDLVYPAAAVTPEAVARMRNDAGGLICVALADDVCAAWDLPFAQELIDHPTAASHDLSYDERSSFSLTVNHRDTFTGITDEDRALTISELGAAAGAVRRATTVAGDGAEESVAADAEGFAESFRSPGHVHLLRAAPGLLKDREGHTELGIALADAAGVEPAVVVCEMMDDESGGALSPAAARAYADRNGFAYVEGAELLARLG; this is encoded by the coding sequence ATGTCTCAGAGCAGTAACACCACGCACATCCGCCGCGGCGTCGATTCGGCCATCACCGCCTTCGCCGCCGGCGAGCCAGTGCTCGTCCACGACGCCGCCGACCGGGAGGGCGAGGTTGACCTCGTCTACCCGGCCGCTGCCGTCACCCCCGAAGCCGTCGCCCGGATGCGAAACGATGCGGGCGGCCTCATCTGTGTCGCGTTGGCCGACGACGTGTGTGCGGCCTGGGACCTCCCCTTCGCACAGGAACTCATCGACCACCCGACAGCGGCCAGCCACGACCTCTCCTACGACGAGCGGTCGTCGTTCTCGCTGACGGTCAACCACCGCGACACCTTCACCGGCATCACCGACGAGGACCGCGCGCTCACCATCTCGGAACTCGGTGCGGCCGCGGGTGCGGTACGGCGTGCGACGACTGTCGCCGGAGACGGTGCCGAGGAGTCGGTCGCCGCCGATGCCGAGGGATTCGCCGAATCGTTCCGCTCACCCGGCCACGTCCACCTGCTTCGGGCCGCACCGGGCCTCCTCAAAGACCGCGAGGGCCACACCGAACTCGGCATCGCGTTGGCCGACGCCGCCGGCGTCGAACCCGCCGTCGTCGTCTGTGAGATGATGGACGACGAATCCGGCGGGGCGCTGTCGCCGGCGGCCGCCCGTGCCTACGCCGACCGCAACGGCTTCGCCTACGTCGAGGGGGCCGAACTGCTGGCCCGACTCGGCTGA
- a CDS encoding branched-chain amino acid transaminase: MSFEEMDVDTIWQNGEFVDWDDAQTHILTHSLHYGTAVFEGARCYDTADGPALFRWEEHLDRLFDSAKVLDHDIDHTREEITEATLELIRRQDLQSCYIRPLVYYGYNSLGVSPKDCPTETMVACWPWGAYLGEDAIENGVDVMVSSWRKHASSQIPTNVKATGPYVNSMLAGEEARRNGYVEAIVLNKEGKVAEGPGENIFMVNDGEIYTTGLSESILDGITRETAIQLAEDLGYTVHDEASIARGQLYTADELFFTGTAAEVTPIRSVDDKEIGNGSRGPITEEIQQRFFDLVNGELDGYDEWFHYV, encoded by the coding sequence ATGTCTTTCGAGGAGATGGACGTCGACACCATCTGGCAGAACGGGGAGTTCGTCGACTGGGACGACGCACAGACACACATTCTGACCCACTCGCTGCACTACGGGACCGCTGTGTTCGAGGGTGCGCGGTGTTACGACACCGCTGATGGCCCGGCGCTGTTCCGCTGGGAGGAACACCTCGACCGCCTGTTCGACTCGGCGAAGGTGCTCGACCACGACATCGACCACACGCGCGAAGAGATTACCGAGGCGACGCTGGAACTCATCCGCCGACAGGACCTCCAGTCCTGTTACATCCGGCCGCTGGTGTACTACGGCTACAACTCCTTGGGCGTCTCGCCGAAGGACTGCCCGACTGAGACGATGGTCGCCTGCTGGCCGTGGGGTGCGTATCTCGGCGAGGACGCCATCGAGAACGGCGTCGACGTGATGGTTTCCTCGTGGCGGAAACACGCCTCCAGTCAGATTCCGACGAACGTGAAGGCGACGGGGCCGTACGTCAACTCCATGCTGGCCGGCGAGGAGGCCCGCCGCAACGGCTACGTCGAGGCCATCGTCCTCAACAAGGAAGGCAAGGTCGCGGAGGGCCCCGGCGAGAACATCTTCATGGTCAACGACGGCGAGATTTACACGACCGGTCTCTCGGAGTCCATTCTCGACGGCATCACTCGCGAGACGGCCATCCAACTGGCCGAGGACCTCGGCTACACCGTCCACGACGAGGCGTCCATTGCCCGCGGACAGCTCTACACCGCCGACGAGCTGTTCTTCACCGGCACCGCCGCCGAGGTGACGCCCATCCGGAGCGTCGACGACAAGGAAATCGGCAACGGCTCTCGTGGCCCGATTACCGAGGAGATTCAACAGCGGTTCTTCGACCTCGTCAACGGCGAACTCGACGGCTACGACGAGTGGTTCCACTACGTCTGA
- a CDS encoding cupin domain-containing protein, whose translation MGPINEADLEWSETDRGETRFKRKQLAEAADGEDIGCSLYELPAGHRSWPYHYHTGNEEALYVLSGTGRLRLDGESYELQAGDYVAFPANESGGHRVVNDSEGPLRYLAVSTMNEPDVTVYPDSGKIGVFAGSPPGGREERSVHGYYNRDDDVDYWDGE comes from the coding sequence ATGGGTCCCATCAACGAAGCCGACCTGGAGTGGTCCGAGACCGACCGCGGTGAGACGCGGTTCAAGCGCAAGCAGTTGGCCGAGGCGGCCGACGGCGAGGACATCGGCTGTAGTCTGTACGAACTCCCGGCCGGTCACCGCTCGTGGCCGTATCACTACCACACCGGCAACGAGGAGGCGCTGTACGTGCTGTCCGGCACCGGCCGCCTCCGACTCGACGGCGAAAGCTACGAGTTGCAGGCGGGCGACTACGTCGCGTTTCCGGCCAACGAGTCCGGCGGCCACCGCGTCGTCAACGACTCCGAGGGGCCGCTTCGATACCTCGCGGTCTCGACGATGAACGAACCGGACGTGACAGTCTACCCGGACTCGGGGAAAATCGGCGTCTTCGCCGGGTCGCCGCCCGGCGGCCGCGAGGAGCGGTCGGTCCACGGCTACTACAACCGCGATGACGACGTCGACTACTGGGACGGCGAGTAG